A segment of the Trifolium pratense cultivar HEN17-A07 linkage group LG7, ARS_RC_1.1, whole genome shotgun sequence genome:
ATCTTATGAGAGAGTGAAAAGGGAATTAAAGATTtcaaatcaataaatctgaaaaaagaaaaaaacaataaagattGGAATTTTAGtggaaaatagaaaatgaaacaaaGAAAGGTCTTTCTTTGAAAGGACAAAGATGATGTTTCAGTGTTTTCATGCGTGTCAGTTTcagcaaaaagaaaaagaaaaatgaatttttttaaaaaaaaaaaatcatttttttaacgGAGttaaaaaccggccggttttgcCGGTTCTTGCCGGTTAATACCAGTTTTTTACCGGTTCCACTGACTAGCGGTTTTGGCTAGTCATCCGGACCGCTGAGGTGCCCGGTTCACGGGCGAACCGGTCGGACCAGCCGGTCCGGTTTTAAAAACATTGGTTCCAACAGTAGAATCTAAACACTTTCAACTTACGTAAATATTGATTTCTCAAAAGCTTAAagataagtcaattcaaattaATGTTAAGTCAATttcttaaatgaatctcagttatCTTCGTGTGATTAGTCTCTGTAGTTGTGCAGAGAATAcatttaatttacaaaaaaaaaaaattcttaagtCTATTTTTAGTTTCGCGTTCAAATTATTTATTGTGTTTCAATGGGATTGAAATTCACTATTGTAGGTTTTTCTCATAATTTAGTGTCCGTTTGGTTCTATGGAGAGAAagtgagaggaaaaaaaattacgcaaaccaatgaatgaatttggactattttacaattcaaatttattcatcGATTTTCGTAATTTTATTTCCTTCCACTTTCTTTTCATCCTACCAAACGAACCCTTAATGTTATAACATTCATTGGTATACAGTTCGAATTTTAATTCAGTTTTACAAAGTGACACAGTATGGCAGAGATAGAATTTGTGTGTGGGAGTAACTTGGTACATGTACATTACCATTAGTTTtacaatgttttttatttataataaaataattctttttgaaacaatatataataaactaatgtATAATATAATGAAACATATGCAATAAcaaatattgattaaaaaaatataaaatataaaatcaagatacattattaaattattttcaattttgaattttttttttgttaggtagttacaatattaaattatttttaatctcAAGAAAGTTTGATTCATTTTCTTCTCCGAGGCAATTTAAGATGTTGTTCCTTtcccaaaataaattttatgtccATAATACAAAATTGTTTGACAGACGGAAACAAAGAGCTAAAGATACCAACGAAGGGATAAATAAAGGCTGCAATGTGGAAAGggtattgaaaaaaaattaaggaccgCTGAAAAAGGAGTTTCTATAGATTTTAAGCAATTACTCAGGGAGGTGGTGGTTGATTATGAGAATTGTGTTAAGTATGATAGGCAACAAAAGAAATGCTGAAGAAAATTTATCGGAGTATTTGAGTTAGTCAAAAACAATGACGGACCAGAggagttgagatcctctcaattttctattgtttccatttcttccattatcaaagttttaaatgtttttgggtgtataaatgatatttggacccacttaatgtcacacttttacatttatattcccaaaactatataataattgaggaaatggaaataattggaaatggagaggatcctaactcggTCCAGAGAATGTTTAAGATGTGCGATCACAAGTTATACAATTAACTTCAAACCTAAATCAACCCTAATGAATAATTGAGAAAATATACATCAactaagtttggtctagtgattaggggtttgagtagtaggctataggtcctgggttcgatttTCAggataatataaaaaaaaaaaaaaaaagttatttatctaacaattaataaaaataagccatatatttatgttatttatttttattaatcgTTAAATAAATACTTGAAAATTATCAACGAATAATGTAAATCTCGTTAGTAAATCCAGCTATTAAatgattataaaaatatttcatgtgTTAAATATACCGTAATAGATTTTAATACTAGATGgttatacattttttatttttttttataaagatgaTTATAAATTTTTGGTTGGatactttttatataaatatatcttCTTTTCCTATTTATTTCAACAACTTCATCTATTTTTTAGATAATTTGTTGCGGATAACTTGATCCAAttttaactatatatacagaGTATAGTAGCAACATATATCTTTTGTAAGTGCAGAGAAATTTGGAGATAGCTAGAGAATTAATCATGGATCAATATTCGTGGAAACAACGTGTCaatgaaaacacaaataacGATGGCCAATTAAAAGGGTGGACATGGGATGAAGATAAAGGATTTGAGGAGAATTTATTAGAATATTTAGACAAGATGATACTCGAGGGCCAATTGAACAAACTCGTTGCTCTTGTTCCGGAACGAACAACGGTCGAAGTTAAAGAGCATAATCAGATGATTGAGGAAAGTTATTTCGAGGTGCCAACATACTTAGATGATTGTGTTTCAAAAGGCAATGCTTCGATGGATGAAAACAAAGTTCTTCCTCTCAAGAATAATACCAAgtgatttgaattttttttccttcatatatatatatatatatatatatatatatatatatatatttgtgtgtgtgtgtgtgtgagactGAATTTCTATACATGATGagaattatattttctaaaaagagggatcaataaatattttatatgaaagacattaactatttttttgaaagggacatcatatttattttctcaatcttttcttcctctttttgtttttactcaTAGAATTTACAAATATAGAAAGAATTTTGATGTGATTAAATAATTATCGGTTTGATGATTTGATAGATTTataattatcggtttttaattgtttaaactgtgcaatgtaatttgatggtgtttaattgttgtatgaaatctttcctatcaAAATCGATGGTGcctatcaattattgcacatgattttaattacaattgatatacttgccatagtggttgaaaatttagcctttaataaaaattgcaagattaaaatgaagggaaaacaaattagattTAGGATTTGATTGTGTatataaacttataatataagagatatgCAGAGTTCTCTCTTGATGACTTGATATTAGACGTACATTTATAATCATTTAACATAATCTGTCTAATCAGTTGATGTCTGTTCTGGCACCTTAGACACATGTATTATGTATACCACTCTGCAAAGATAAATTTTGTGATTGTGCTACACTAGTTTTTGCCTTCTACCATCCGATCAAAACACTACTTCTAATCACCAATCATGGATTGATAATTTTTTGCAGTTTTTCCAAATACTTTTAATACAAAGAAAGCGCAGTTACACACTAAAAGAGTTTATGATTATATTCAAACCAAACCTAGTCTAAAGATTGGGGTGTACTTATAAGTTGTAACTTTTTCTTGTTCTTCTGTATGCTGGTTTTGAACCAGAGTATTATAAGATCCAAGGATGTCCACCAAACCAATAAATTTAAACACTTTGGTACACAAATTTAATGACTCTGCATGTAAACACTTTGGTTGATTTTTCTGGGGTAGTACATCTTGATGATCAAAATTTTAATGCAGctgccaaaataaaaaaaataaaaagttgtgcCTTGAGTGTTAAGTTGGAACTTTCAACTCTTGTTTATAAGCTATTCCACCTCACACCAGAATTCACCAGCTTGACATACGCATTTTTGAAATCTTCAAAGAACACACTCTCATTGTCTGCGTATTTTTTAATCCATCTGTTCAATAAATATAGTTCTCATAAGTAATGAACATTGAggtaataaaaagaaatatgctGAAACATACACATGCCACGCACTGGGACATTCAATGTCACATGCAAGTGGATTTTTAGTCATTTACTAAATAGAAAAAAGGTTCTTTTTCAGCACCTCGTTTTCGTCTAGACGTACACTTTCAGACAAAATATGTCATCTGGAAGTACACTTCCAAaaccatgtattttttttagaaataccAGGGGCAGAGAAAGTTGCTCCCTTTAACCGGGGCATGTGTTTCCAACTCTATAATTTTCCTTGAATACtagtatatatttttagttaacaATTCTaattttcattcaataatttttcCCCATATTGTATATTTGACACAAGTTTCTGGCTCCATCACCGCATTTGGTTCAGGATCACAGGGTAGTAAACTGATACTCCAGAGACTAatctaaatattatttaaaggCTTCGCCACTTTTTTTAATACTCGCATGCTCACATCATATAAATGCAATGGGGACAGTTTTATAGTAAGGGAGACATAAATGCTTGTTAAACGATAAAGAACCTTAAGCATTCATCATCCTCAACAAGTGCGTGATCTGAAGGAAGACCAATCATAGTCGACATACCACCTATATAAAAGAGAACCAGCAGATGAGAACAAAAATATTCTTGGTTATAAAAACTGACAAGAACGgtctaataaataaatataaatatgttagagaaatcaaaattttaaatgagaTAAGTTGTTACTTTACCGGAAGGTGTCCGCGGCTCCTCCAAAAGAACCTTATAATATGAATTGTCAAAAGTAGTAGGGCTTCCAAAACCTTTACTTCCAAGAGTGTGAGCTCCAGACAAAGCTACTAGTTCTTGTGTTCTGTGAGAGAAAAGTTCCTAATGGATAACAATGCATGAGCATAACTAAATCTGGCGCAATATGCTGAAGATATTTTCCCAAtgacaaatattagcatatctTCAATAATGTTGTTCAGTGTGTCTCTATAACATTGTGATTCTGTGGTTAAGTTATGGACAATCCGCAACTGGACAGCTTTAAGAGAATGAAAAGttgcaaaaaaattgaagtatcaaataaataataattttgtccGATGAATGGAAATTTAGGCAAAGCATCATCCATGCATTATGCATCACACAAATGCAAAATAAATTGGATTTTTTCTCATACTCACGAAAAACCTTTTTTCTGGAAGTTTCTCTTCAAACCAGAAGCATCAAGAGATTCCTCGGGAAGTTTCCCTTCAGGATCAGGTCCCCTACCattaaaatgaatgaaaatgtcATAAGCAGAAAACAGAAACAGGTTTTTGTTATGTAACAACCAATGAGTTAATCTACACAAAGCTATTTCTTTCTACTTCTTAAGTAAAATGGTTGCTCGTTCTTTAAACAACAGCATGGACAAAACTCAAAAATAGGTTAAATGATATCTTCAGAGAAACTAACTCGTCTAACTaacatataacttttttttgtcaacCTTAGGAGAAAAGACCAGTTGCTTGATATATCATATCTACCGACTAAGTGACTAGAGCATTAGACAAACATAATCTTACAGCGAATCTTGTCTGCCGAGCAAAACTTGGATGGTAGGACCTCCACATAATTCAACTGCTTCAGCTCCAGCCACAGAAATAAGATCCGCCCAGGATACTAATAAAGGTAAACCGAAAATTGTTGGTCTAGACTAAATCAACATTTTCTATTAGCAGCAATTATCAGAGAAAACAAGGACCTGGACGGATAGCATCTATCTGAGTTTTTGCTTTCTGCAGAACCTAAACAACATGTGATAAGTCCACTGAGACGTTAGCTGGGCCTGGCAGTTAAAATATAAGATGTCTAACTTGATCAAGAAATTAAAAGAGACTGGCGCGTGCAATCATGTAGAATTATGCAAGTGATAAAAGAAAGGAGGAGAGGAAGAAGGGATCTGAGAAAATAGTGAGACAGACCTTTACTGATTTTTCCAGACCAGTATTTTCAGGTCTTTCAAGTTCATAGACTATAGAACCATTCATGCCACCTGCAACAACATGAACAAaccacattttttaaaaaaattgagaaaaatatgaaaacaatATCCGTCAATCaaatttctgaaaataattATGGAAATACACTTGTTACTGGTGATGAAACTATTAACAAGAAAGCATAACAAAAGACCACATGTTTCCAATTTAATTTCTTTGCTCAGACATTGTACAAACGCAATTGCCGGGCAAAGccttgaatgaatgaattacaTATCATACGGACTTAATTTTTCCGCAAAGATAATACATTTTACTTAGGACAATTCATTCATTCAGTACACAAATTTCACTTTCTGGTGTCTTTAATTCTACTTGTTTACTAACTGCTAGGTTTCTTGAGAAGAAACACACGCAAAAAGGGAATTCTTGGTACATGTATTTTATTGAATCACAGAAGAGAATGATACACAAGAGAGACTCTACTCTCTGCACACTGGTAATCTAgtcaaataaacaaaataaatgccTTATGCATGTCAATAAGCATGTATCAATCTCATGATATGTATTGGTGGTTACTTTGTCTGTATGTATGTATCTGCAGTTCCCTCCTTCGTCATGGATGATGCTTACAAGGGCTATGGATATACTCTTTGTGATTATCGTTGTGAATGTGATGATAGCCGTGATGATGATTATTATTCACCTATTCCGGGTATGGCTCTACCTCCCTTTCTGTTGGATTTTGCCAAGGAGATGATTGCTAACTCCCTTTCTATTGATTATGTGAGCAGTGCCAAGCTTGCTATTGATCATGAAACTGGCCTTGGTGGGGGATTTGGCTTTGTTACCTTTGTCACCAAGGAAGATGCTCAGAAGGCTATTGAAGAATGCAATGGGTATGTGTATGGCTGGGACAAATGCACAATGAAAGTTGATCGGGCCACCCCTATTCCGGGTATGGTTGTACCTCCCTTTCTGTTGGATTTTGCCAAGGAGATGATTGCTAAGTCTGATGATAAAACCGTTCTGGCAACCCACCTCTCGCGTCAAACAAAGGAGGACGCTCATTTGCTTGAGCTTTTCAAGCCTATTGGTGATGTGAGCAGTGCCAAGCTtgctgctattgatcatgaaaCTGGCCTTGGTGGGGGATTTGGCTTTGTTACCTTTTTCACCAAGGAAGATGCTCAGAAGGCTATTGAAGAACGCAATGGGTATGTGTATGGCTGGGACAAATGCACCATGAAAGTTGATTGGGTCACCCGAAGAACAGCCATGTCACCAAGGAAGATGCTCAGAAGGCTATTGAAGAACGCTTTGCAATTATTTAAGGGgtcatgctaacatgtgcccttagggcacctGTTAAGGATACTTTAAATAGTATTTATGTCTTGAACAAATCAATTGTTGACTTCTAAAGATATGAAATGCACAACTTTTAATGCAAATTTACTATCTATAGTATACTAACAAGtaccttaagggcacatgttagctttTCCCTTATTTAAATCCAAATATAGTAGAATTATTTAAATCCAAAACTATTGTAGATTATCATGATTTTGCCCCAAGTGGCATTTTGGGCCATACAACATGTTAACTTAAAACTAAGGGATAGATTTAAATCTAACATAATTTTAACAAACTCAGTCCAATTGATAATAGATTAATCTAAGTAATTTCATCATTAGCCATTATTTGCTCCGTTTTCACTCGTTTTTTGCTTTTGAAGAGTTGATCTCATAGTCTTCGGATGACAATATTGTTTGAAAGGAACCATCCACGAGGCTTGCTAATCACTAATACTATATATCTAAAAAGCCATTACtgtaaccaaaaataaaataaaaaatccattaCTACTTTACTAGCATGGCTTTGTAGGGATTATAAGGATCTTTTTACAAGACTTAAAAAGCTGTTAAGATAGAAAACTTGCAACTTAGCAGTTAGCAATATAAAATCAGATTCGGCGTGGAGTTTTACATAGTTATGAGCCATGCCATGTGCTTAATGCTAAATTAGGTGATCAAGAAATTAAGTGGACTAGACCGTGTAAACTTAACTatgtaagtaaaaaaaaaaaatcaaaacaatggTACCGGCACCAGAAATGTGAAGAATCTACAAATTTAATTGGTGCCTAAAACTGAAAATAATCTTTAACCGTGAAAATATCAGTCCTTTCCACAGAAGCATTTTACATCCATTATACTGTGTGAAAATTAACATGTTTTTTAGAGATTAATCACCAGAGCTAAGATGTATTACCTGTATCGTCATCAATTTCAAAAGTTCCAGCATCATGGAAAACCAAACGAAGCACACCCGCGGCCTTTCTCTTTGACAATACCTTCCTCAATTCTTCTTTAATTAGAAGATATTCTTTTGTATCTTGTCTTCATGACGGGTAAAAGTAAAGCAGAAGAACACAAACAATACATCAAACAAGCACGGTAACTATAGCAacattgaaaattcaaaaataacataatggccaaataaaagaaattaaaaagagAACTTTAGAAAATTATTTGTTAAGGTGTCATATTTAATTGGAGGGATATAAATCATTATTAACGAGTCCAAATATGATGAAAATGAATCTATTTAATCAATCAGCTTAACTaagcgcttatcatataagCGTACGAGTATTTATctagtaaaagataaaataaagttaaattgttttgATGTAAGCTATATCTGTAAGTTATCTtgaagagcttatggaaataaggtGAAAATAGCGCCACAAGTGTTTATGTTAGAGAAAGAGTGTTTACTGCGTGGCGTTGGCTGGGAGAGAAGCAAAGATGTGAGTGAGTGGAAGAAGACATGGCAACGTGGCTATGCTGAACATTAACCCTCTCCTACTGCTACTTGAAACCTCtgcatcataatcataatcattaGTGTAAATAATAATCACATCACAATAACAATTCCAACGGATTTGGAGCTACAAAGTTGCCTCACTCACCTGAAGAAGCATGGTCGTTGGGCCTGTCGGAGCGAAACTTAACGGTTGAGAAAGATGACGGGTGTAATTTGGCGGGATAATTGGTTTCACCACCTGATGCGATTGAGCACTGCACAATACGGTGAGTCACACATGAACACATTATCTctaatctgtttttttttaaggatagtATCTAACTGTTAAGGGACACCATACACACCTTTTCTAACTCTACTTGCCACtaaatacacaatttttatttatttatttacaataatTGCATTTAactccttttttaaaaaataaaataaaaatgagaagttAGGGTTGACTTAAATCTTGAGGCTTATCGGGAGGGGCTGAAAGCagttgatgtcagaactgacccatgaatcagattaaactggtggtgaaagcaaaaaaaaatcgtGAGGCTTGTTAGTTGTTGGATGAATATTGCCTATCGTCCAACTTtaaccacgtagtaataaatcTTAATTATTGACTTAAGATTGGACAGTTTAGATTATACAGATCATCGACTTAATTCACATAGTAAAATGATCTCAACCGTCAATCTAAATCGGATAGCTGAGAGTTGTAACTATGTGACGCAATAACGGTAGAAAATCATATTCCATTACTTGAGGTCACGTTTAAAAGTTAAGAGAATATTGACAATGAGATAAATTAATTAACGCTCATGTGATGCATGAGTGGACCCTTTATCAATGGACCGATCTATGTACTTTTTTTGGGGGAGTTATGTAAAATGAGAAATCCATTGTTGACTCTAAAATACTATAGGCTAATACTAGGATACAAAGATTTCAGGAActtacaaaacaaaatttacaaCATACaaatgtataaaataaaatccctATACAGGAGTAACCAAGCCAGAAAATAGCACATGATTAATTACATATTAATTTCCTCAATATTACTAAATCAAaacaccaaaaaagaaaaaagaaaaatacatagaTCTATTGTTGCTGTTATCTTGGGCCAGAAAGACGAACTGCCGATAGATAAGCATCACTATTACTATTACCGTCTGATGGAGCAGAAGAGTTACCACCTTCACTAGATGATTTGAACGCGGTAGCATAAAGCCGAGAACCCAAATATGAACTAGTTGGTGGTATAGGAACAGCACAAAGACCTTCCAACATTTGAACAACTTTAGTCATTGAAGGTCTCATAGACATGTCTTCTTGTATGCACCACAATGCTACCCTTATAGCACATTGAGCCCTATCATCATGCTCATCAATTTTCAGCTCAGAATCAAGTATATCTCTCATTTTCCCTTCTTCCATCATCTTAAAAGCAAAACTAGGAAAATAGCTTTTCTCTGAACTCTCATTAGTGTCATAATTCTTCCTTCCTCCGATAATCTCTAGCAACACCATTCCATAGCTGTATACATCACTTTTCTCTGATATAGCGTAGTTTGTTATCCATTCAGGTGCAAGGTAGCCGCGTGTTCCTCTCATTGTTGTAAAAACATGACTTTGTTCTCTATTCATGAGCTTGGCTAAACCAAAATCTGAAACTTTAGCCGTGAAATGATCATCAAGGAGTACATTTTCAGGCTTGATGTCACAATGAACAATCTTTGAGTCACAATCTTCGTGTAAATACGCTAGCCCTTTTGCTGTTCCTACTGCTATGTTAAACCTCGTATCCCAATCCAAAAGAAATTCgccttttttcttcttgaatATCCATTTATCCAATGAGTTATTAGCCATAAACTCATAAACTAGAAGCCTGTGTGTTCCATCAGCACAAAAACCTTTAAGCCTTACCAAATTAAGGTGATGAATGCTTCCAATGATGCTAACTTCAGCTCTGAACTCTTTCTTCCCTTGACCAATACCTTCTAGCTGCTTCACAGCTAATTGAGTTCCATCAGGTAGAACTCCTTTGTAGACTGAACCAAAACCTCCTGAGCCAAGCTTCTCTGAGAAGTTATTAGTTGCAACTTCGAGATCTTTGTATCGGTAACGGATCGGCATACCGGTTAAATTCTCCAAGAAATTGTCCTCTTCTGATTCTCTAGGAGACTCCGGTAACCTTTTCTTTTTCCTGTAGTATCTAACCCCAACAAAGAGCAGAAGAGAAATTACAAACAAAGTTAATATGACaattacaacaacaacaatgatgTGTTTATTGCTACTTCCACTTCCTTTTGTGTTTCCATTGCTTGAGACCTTAATGTAAGAAACATAAGCAGAATCTCCGTCATTAGATTTCTGAAAACTTCCTACCCTTTCCAACAGGAAACAGTTTCCTGAACTTTTATGAAAAAACATTGCCAGACAAGAGCAATTTCCACGGCAAGACGTTTGACAACCTACCAAATTGGTTTTCGAAAAAGGCTGAAGAAAATCAAGTGCAAAGTAATCAAGCCCATCATCACCTTTCAGAAATTCGATAGACTTTTCTGATTTTTCATCACAAGCAGAAACAAAACCAGGTTTACAACTAGGAACAACAGAAGGACAACTACACGCACGGTTGCCTGTGCATATATTGTAAGGATCACAAGGCTCCGGTGTAGCACAAGGATCTTGCGGTATCCTTGTCGATGACTCACTGTTGGATCCACCGCTGTTAAGACTAGAGAAAGTAATAACACCATCCTTTCCCAAAACAGCAACCCAAGTTGCATTTTTCACACCTGCAATATCAGAGAAAATGAATTGCCACAACAAAGACTTTTTGTCATCATAAAATCTCCAAGAATTATCACTTATATTTGCCGAAACCACAACATCACCAACCTTATCAACGATTTTACGGTTATCATTCTCCATAGACCAATAAACCTGAGGAATTTTGAAACCAGCTGAAAGAACAACATTACCAGATTTAATCTCAAGAACATAGGTCAAATTATTCAAACTAGGTTCACTAGTAAGTTTCATTCCCTCTTTGAAAACCTGTTCAGGCAACAAAGTATCAGTAGGAAAATCAAAACTTTGCCAAATTACCGTACTGTTATCACTCCCAAGCAAAACCAAATTTCCATTATCCTGCAACATCATTGAAGAAACCCCTTTGTTAATTGTGTTTGTAGACCAGATCAAAATTCGATCTTTTTGTAAAAAAGCATTACCCTTTTTATCAAAGACAAAATCATCAGAATTAGAAACAGGTTTTGCTCTATTAGCAGTCCAAATCACTTTGGAGCTTGGTACATGGACGATTACTAATAGAAACTTGGTTGTGTCATTGGCGGTGGTGgtaaaaccaaaaacaaaattttggttttttgagATGAGGAATTTTCCTTCTTTGTCAACCCAATCCATTTCTGAACCTTGAGTACCAGGTAAGATTTGGCCTGTATATTGAATACCACAGAAACATGGTTTTGACATGAGGAAGATTGAAATgaaaagaacaagaacaaaaacatGGGATGGTGAAAACCAATGTTTtgttactactactactaccatgatgatgtttgtttgtttggtcGGTGGTTTCTTTCAGAAAATTATGGAAGTTTGTAAGAGTAGAAGAGTGATGGTGGTGCTAGCTGGCAAAGTGTAAAGGGATGAGTATGGTAATGAATGAAAGAAGTGGTACGGTAGATGAGAATTTGAATTGGATATGATATGTATGTCATAAAACATGTAGATCTGACTTTGACTTTGGTTGATTCAGCATCAGCATCAGCACCGTCTTGTTTAAAAGGTTGTTTGTTGTGTCATGTGTGAGGCCGTGAAGCACATTAATGCAGTGGAGGTGATTGATTTTCACTTCTTCCTTGTTGTTGGTATTGTTTGTTCtagtacattttttatttacaagTTGTGTGTGCGCGTTGATGAATTGACGGATCCATGAAACAACTGCTCTTTCTATGTTATGTGTGAAAAACTGGTATGGTGGGCTGTTGCCTGCATATTTTAATGCCAAATGCTGACTAATGCATTGCATAGTTAAGAGTACaaatttaggaaaaaaataatctttgaaAGTTGTATTGTACGGTGAAACATTTTAAAAGTCTAAATTTTAGTTTTctaatgtatatatttttcttttgtttctctttttagTTCATTAATCAATTAGTGCATTAGGTAcattagaccatctccaatggtagtacttatatttttaagtattagtacctaataggtactccc
Coding sequences within it:
- the LOC123894315 gene encoding G-type lectin S-receptor-like serine/threonine-protein kinase SD2-5 isoform X1; translation: MVVVVVTKHWFSPSHVFVLVLFISIFLMSKPCFCGIQYTGQILPGTQGSEMDWVDKEGKFLISKNQNFVFGFTTTANDTTKFLLVIVHVPSSKVIWTANRAKPVSNSDDFVFDKKGNAFLQKDRILIWSTNTINKGVSSMMLQDNGNLVLLGSDNSTVIWQSFDFPTDTLLPEQVFKEGMKLTSEPSLNNLTYVLEIKSGNVVLSAGFKIPQVYWSMENDNRKIVDKVGDVVVSANISDNSWRFYDDKKSLLWQFIFSDIAGVKNATWVAVLGKDGVITFSSLNSGGSNSESSTRIPQDPCATPEPCDPYNICTGNRACSCPSVVPSCKPGFVSACDEKSEKSIEFLKGDDGLDYFALDFLQPFSKTNLVGCQTSCRGNCSCLAMFFHKSSGNCFLLERVGSFQKSNDGDSAYVSYIKVSSNGNTKGSGSSNKHIIVVVVIVILTLFVISLLLFVGVRYYRKKKRLPESPRESEEDNFLENLTGMPIRYRYKDLEVATNNFSEKLGSGGFGSVYKGVLPDGTQLAVKQLEGIGQGKKEFRAEVSIIGSIHHLNLVRLKGFCADGTHRLLVYEFMANNSLDKWIFKKKKGEFLLDWDTRFNIAVGTAKGLAYLHEDCDSKIVHCDIKPENVLLDDHFTAKVSDFGLAKLMNREQSHVFTTMRGTRGYLAPEWITNYAISEKSDVYSYGMVLLEIIGGRKNYDTNESSEKSYFPSFAFKMMEEGKMRDILDSELKIDEHDDRAQCAIRVALWCIQEDMSMRPSMTKVVQMLEGLCAVPIPPTSSYLGSRLYATAFKSSSEGGNSSAPSDGNSNSDAYLSAVRLSGPR
- the LOC123895732 gene encoding uncharacterized protein LOC123895732 gives rise to the protein MDQYSWKQRVNENTNNDGQLKGWTWDEDKGFEENLLEYLDKMILEGQLNKLVALVPERTTVEVKEHNQMIEESYFEVPTYLDDCVSKGNASMDENKVLPLKNNTK
- the LOC123894315 gene encoding G-type lectin S-receptor-like serine/threonine-protein kinase SD2-5 isoform X2 translates to MILSLIKRDNGNLVLLGSDNSTVIWQSFDFPTDTLLPEQVFKEGMKLTSEPSLNNLTYVLEIKSGNVVLSAGFKIPQVYWSMENDNRKIVDKVGDVVVSANISDNSWRFYDDKKSLLWQFIFSDIAGVKNATWVAVLGKDGVITFSSLNSGGSNSESSTRIPQDPCATPEPCDPYNICTGNRACSCPSVVPSCKPGFVSACDEKSEKSIEFLKGDDGLDYFALDFLQPFSKTNLVGCQTSCRGNCSCLAMFFHKSSGNCFLLERVGSFQKSNDGDSAYVSYIKVSSNGNTKGSGSSNKHIIVVVVIVILTLFVISLLLFVGVRYYRKKKRLPESPRESEEDNFLENLTGMPIRYRYKDLEVATNNFSEKLGSGGFGSVYKGVLPDGTQLAVKQLEGIGQGKKEFRAEVSIIGSIHHLNLVRLKGFCADGTHRLLVYEFMANNSLDKWIFKKKKGEFLLDWDTRFNIAVGTAKGLAYLHEDCDSKIVHCDIKPENVLLDDHFTAKVSDFGLAKLMNREQSHVFTTMRGTRGYLAPEWITNYAISEKSDVYSYGMVLLEIIGGRKNYDTNESSEKSYFPSFAFKMMEEGKMRDILDSELKIDEHDDRAQCAIRVALWCIQEDMSMRPSMTKVVQMLEGLCAVPIPPTSSYLGSRLYATAFKSSSEGGNSSAPSDGNSNSDAYLSAVRLSGPR
- the LOC123894314 gene encoding putative L-ascorbate peroxidase 6, translated to MCSCVTHRIVQCSIASGGETNYPAKLHPSSFSTVKFRSDRPNDHASSEVSSSSRRGLMFSIATLPCLLPLTHIFASLPANATQQDTKEYLLIKEELRKVLSKRKAAGVLRLVFHDAGTFEIDDDTGGMNGSIVYELERPENTGLEKSVKVLQKAKTQIDAIRPVSWADLISVAGAEAVELCGGPTIQVLLGRQDSLGPDPEGKLPEESLDASGLKRNFQKKGFSTQELVALSGAHTLGSKGFGSPTTFDNSYYKVLLEEPRTPSGGMSTMIGLPSDHALVEDDECLRWIKKYADNESVFFEDFKNAYVKLVNSGVRWNSL